In one window of Oncorhynchus kisutch isolate 150728-3 linkage group LG16, Okis_V2, whole genome shotgun sequence DNA:
- the cd99 gene encoding CD99 molecule isoform X1, whose amino-acid sequence MKSCLWIALFVTLAIGTKTQELDLADALDFDDPKATAIPKQPKKPAKDPSPEPDKPAGIPPKEGGTNPKPAPPPPAPVDPKKPADDGMDFDLSDALGPDPVPGKPAVVPPKDGGTGGGSFGDNDLFDVSDNGGYKPDPGKGGGGGGGGGGNAPADQPQDVEAGSGQIAGVVSAIGVALLGAASSYFAYQKKKLCFKIQGGVDPESGKNTRGARSDPQSMSNLLRSF is encoded by the exons AGTTGGATCTTGCTGATGCCTTAGATTTTG ATGACCCTAAGGCAACTGCTATTCCAAAACAGCCAAAGAAACCTGCAAAGGATCCCAGTCCAG AGCCTGATAAACCAGCTGGGATCCCTCCTAAAGAAGGTGGAACTA ATCCcaaacctgcccctccacctcccGCACCTGTAGATCCCAAAAAACCAGCTGATG ATGGGATGGATTTTGACCTGTCTGATGCCTTGGGTCCAG ATCCCGTACCGGGTAAACCAGCAGTTGTTCCACCTAAAGATGGAGGCACCG GTGGCGGGTCCTTCGGAGACAATGACCTGTTTGATGTGAGCGACAACGGTGGCTACAAGCCTGATCCCGGcaagggaggtggaggaggaggaggag GAGGAGGTAATGCTCCTGCAGATCAACCTCAAG ATGTAGAAGCTGGATCTGGTCAGATCGCTGGCGTAGTGAGTGCAATAGGAGTGGCCCTCCTTGGTGCTGCCTCCAGCTACTTTGCCTACcagaagaagaaactgtgtttCAAGATTCAGGGAG GTGTAGACCCAGAAAGTGGAAAGAACACACGTGGAGCTCGGTCTGATCCCCAAT CGATGAGCAACTTGCTCAGGTCATTCTAA
- the cd99 gene encoding CD99 molecule isoform X4, which yields MKSCLWIALFVTLAIGTKTQELDLADALDFDDPKATAIPKQPKKPAKDPSPEPDKPAGIPPKEGGTNPKPAPPPPAPVDPKKPADDGMDFDLSDALGPDPVPGKPAVVPPKDGGTGGGSFGDNDLFDVSDNGGYKPDPGKGGGGGGGGGGNAPADQPQDLDLLWGQFLKMLDANMPEGVHVWISNIKQAVLPLLEKAMELLDVGQ from the exons AGTTGGATCTTGCTGATGCCTTAGATTTTG ATGACCCTAAGGCAACTGCTATTCCAAAACAGCCAAAGAAACCTGCAAAGGATCCCAGTCCAG AGCCTGATAAACCAGCTGGGATCCCTCCTAAAGAAGGTGGAACTA ATCCcaaacctgcccctccacctcccGCACCTGTAGATCCCAAAAAACCAGCTGATG ATGGGATGGATTTTGACCTGTCTGATGCCTTGGGTCCAG ATCCCGTACCGGGTAAACCAGCAGTTGTTCCACCTAAAGATGGAGGCACCG GTGGCGGGTCCTTCGGAGACAATGACCTGTTTGATGTGAGCGACAACGGTGGCTACAAGCCTGATCCCGGcaagggaggtggaggaggaggaggag GAGGAGGTAATGCTCCTGCAGATCAACCTCAAG ATCTAGACCTACTGTGGGGCCAATTCCTGAAGATGCTAGATGCTAACATGCCAGAGGGCGTCCATGTTTGGATATCCAACATAAAGCAAGCAGTGTTGCCTCTGTTAGAGAAGGCCATGGAGCTTTTGGATGTGGGCCAATGA
- the cd99 gene encoding CD99 molecule isoform X2: MKSCLWIALFVTLAIGTKTQELDLADALDFDDPKATAIPKQPKKPAKDPSPDPKPAPPPPAPVDPKKPADDGMDFDLSDALGPDPVPGKPAVVPPKDGGTGGGSFGDNDLFDVSDNGGYKPDPGKGGGGGGGGGGNAPADQPQDVEAGSGQIAGVVSAIGVALLGAASSYFAYQKKKLCFKIQGGVDPESGKNTRGARSDPQSMSNLLRSF; this comes from the exons AGTTGGATCTTGCTGATGCCTTAGATTTTG ATGACCCTAAGGCAACTGCTATTCCAAAACAGCCAAAGAAACCTGCAAAGGATCCCAGTCCAG ATCCcaaacctgcccctccacctcccGCACCTGTAGATCCCAAAAAACCAGCTGATG ATGGGATGGATTTTGACCTGTCTGATGCCTTGGGTCCAG ATCCCGTACCGGGTAAACCAGCAGTTGTTCCACCTAAAGATGGAGGCACCG GTGGCGGGTCCTTCGGAGACAATGACCTGTTTGATGTGAGCGACAACGGTGGCTACAAGCCTGATCCCGGcaagggaggtggaggaggaggaggag GAGGAGGTAATGCTCCTGCAGATCAACCTCAAG ATGTAGAAGCTGGATCTGGTCAGATCGCTGGCGTAGTGAGTGCAATAGGAGTGGCCCTCCTTGGTGCTGCCTCCAGCTACTTTGCCTACcagaagaagaaactgtgtttCAAGATTCAGGGAG GTGTAGACCCAGAAAGTGGAAAGAACACACGTGGAGCTCGGTCTGATCCCCAAT CGATGAGCAACTTGCTCAGGTCATTCTAA
- the cd99 gene encoding CD99 molecule isoform X3 produces MKHPSLSANRSLDRLLLLFYISNKFSFPGFKMVQLEGENHGNYGLKLTLLKSIFLDSPFLFLEPDKPAGIPPKEGGTNPKPAPPPPAPVDPKKPADDGMDFDLSDALGPDPVPGKPAVVPPKDGGTGGGSFGDNDLFDVSDNGGYKPDPGKGGGGGGGGGGNAPADQPQDVEAGSGQIAGVVSAIGVALLGAASSYFAYQKKKLCFKIQGGVDPESGKNTRGARSDPQSMSNLLRSF; encoded by the exons ATGAAACACCCATCCCTTTCAGCAAATCGCAGCCTGGATCGCCTGCTTTTATTATTCTATATTTCTAATAAGTTTTCCTTTCCTGGCTTTAAAATGGTTCAACTCGAGGGTGAAAATCATGGGAATTACGGTTTAAAGTTGACGCTTTTGAAATCCATCTTCCTTGATTCACCTTTCCTCTTCTTAGAGCCTGATAAACCAGCTGGGATCCCTCCTAAAGAAGGTGGAACTA ATCCcaaacctgcccctccacctcccGCACCTGTAGATCCCAAAAAACCAGCTGATG ATGGGATGGATTTTGACCTGTCTGATGCCTTGGGTCCAG ATCCCGTACCGGGTAAACCAGCAGTTGTTCCACCTAAAGATGGAGGCACCG GTGGCGGGTCCTTCGGAGACAATGACCTGTTTGATGTGAGCGACAACGGTGGCTACAAGCCTGATCCCGGcaagggaggtggaggaggaggaggag GAGGAGGTAATGCTCCTGCAGATCAACCTCAAG ATGTAGAAGCTGGATCTGGTCAGATCGCTGGCGTAGTGAGTGCAATAGGAGTGGCCCTCCTTGGTGCTGCCTCCAGCTACTTTGCCTACcagaagaagaaactgtgtttCAAGATTCAGGGAG GTGTAGACCCAGAAAGTGGAAAGAACACACGTGGAGCTCGGTCTGATCCCCAAT CGATGAGCAACTTGCTCAGGTCATTCTAA
- the cd99 gene encoding CD99 molecule isoform X6 yields MPFPDPKPAPPPPAPVDPKKPADDGMDFDLSDALGPDPVPGKPAVVPPKDGGTGGGSFGDNDLFDVSDNGGYKPDPGKGGGGGGGGGGNAPADQPQDVEAGSGQIAGVVSAIGVALLGAASSYFAYQKKKLCFKIQGGVDPESGKNTRGARSDPQSMSNLLRSF; encoded by the exons ATGCCCTTTCCAGATCCcaaacctgcccctccacctcccGCACCTGTAGATCCCAAAAAACCAGCTGATG ATGGGATGGATTTTGACCTGTCTGATGCCTTGGGTCCAG ATCCCGTACCGGGTAAACCAGCAGTTGTTCCACCTAAAGATGGAGGCACCG GTGGCGGGTCCTTCGGAGACAATGACCTGTTTGATGTGAGCGACAACGGTGGCTACAAGCCTGATCCCGGcaagggaggtggaggaggaggaggag GAGGAGGTAATGCTCCTGCAGATCAACCTCAAG ATGTAGAAGCTGGATCTGGTCAGATCGCTGGCGTAGTGAGTGCAATAGGAGTGGCCCTCCTTGGTGCTGCCTCCAGCTACTTTGCCTACcagaagaagaaactgtgtttCAAGATTCAGGGAG GTGTAGACCCAGAAAGTGGAAAGAACACACGTGGAGCTCGGTCTGATCCCCAAT CGATGAGCAACTTGCTCAGGTCATTCTAA